In a single window of the Planctomycetota bacterium genome:
- a CDS encoding isoprenylcysteine carboxylmethyltransferase family protein — MKLSRIRKLTWKLLAVYALVVVMVAAADPSPEKWRRWNFAVGVALLGVCIWIRLWAAGHLVKNKVLTVTGPYAYVKNPLYIGTFLGMVGFAFVAMGDPSQETWYLRHLNWILLAVGIAVFVAYYVPYKKRREGDRLREIFGEAWDHYDRSVPDYIPRLRRYERAVDRPWSWRTACENSEQWTPLAVAAGLAAVIWNRWLIDLFTTLIG; from the coding sequence ATGAAGCTCTCGCGGATCCGCAAGCTCACCTGGAAACTCCTGGCCGTCTACGCCCTCGTCGTCGTCATGGTCGCCGCCGCCGATCCTTCGCCCGAAAAATGGAGGCGCTGGAATTTCGCCGTGGGCGTCGCCCTCCTGGGGGTCTGCATCTGGATCCGTCTCTGGGCCGCCGGACACCTCGTCAAGAACAAGGTCCTCACCGTCACCGGCCCCTATGCCTACGTCAAAAACCCCCTCTACATCGGAACCTTCCTCGGCATGGTCGGCTTCGCCTTCGTCGCCATGGGCGACCCTTCTCAGGAAACCTGGTATCTGCGCCATCTGAATTGGATCCTCCTGGCCGTGGGAATCGCCGTCTTCGTCGCCTACTACGTCCCCTACAAGAAGCGCCGCGAGGGCGACCGGCTCCGCGAAATCTTCGGAGAGGCCTGGGATCACTACGACCGCTCCGTTCCCGACTACATCCCGCGCCTGCGCCGCTACGAGCGCGCCGTCGACCGCCCCTGGAGCTGGCGCACCGCCTGCGAAAACAGCGAACAGTGGACCCCCCTGGCCGTGGCCGCGGGGCTCGCGGCGGTGATCTGGAACCGATGGCTGATCGACCTCTTTACGACCCTGATCGGGTGA